A region of the Candidatus Palauibacter soopunensis genome:
TGCAACTGGCCCTCGCCGCGTGTGTCGGTGAGGAACTCGGAGCGGTACCCGAACAGCCCGCGCGACGGGAGTTTGAAGTCGAGGCGCACCGGGCCCTGGTCCGTCGGCCGCATCGAAAGGAGTTCGGCCCGCCGGCTCCCCATCTTCTCCATCACCACGCCGACCATCCCGGACGGGACCTCGATCACGGCCTCCTCGTACGGCTCGAGGATCTCGCCGTCGGGTCCCTCGCGCAGAATGACGCGGGGGCGCGAGACGGAGAACTCGTACCCCTCCCGCCGCATCGTCTCCATGAGGATCGTGAGGTGGAGTTCCCCGCGGCCCGAGACGGAGAAGGTGTCGGGCGACTCCGTCGGCTCCACGCGAAGGGCGACGTTCCGCTCCAGTTCCCGGAAGAGGCGCTGGCGCAGTTGCCGGGTGGTGATGTACTTGCCCGTCCGTCCGGCGAAGGGGGCGTCGTTGACCCGGAAGTCCACCGCGAGCGTGGGCCGTTCGACGGCGATCCCCCGGAGGCGCTCCCGGTGGTCGGGGTCCGTGATCGTCTGGCCGATCTCCACGCCTTCGAGTCCCGCCAGCGCCACGATGTCGCCGGCGCTCGCGCGGGGCGTTTCGACCCGCTTCAGCCCGTCGAAGCCGTAGATCTTGAGCACCCGGGCCGGGAGCGCCTCGTCCGCGGGCACGGCCCCGGGCTCTCCGAGCGGAAGGAGCACGACCCCGTCCCCCTCGGCCACCACGCCCCGCTCGATGCGGCCGATCGCGATCCGCCCCACGTAGCTTGAGTGATCCAGCGTGGAGGCCAGCATCTGGAACGGTCCCTCGGGGTCGCCGGCGGGGGAGAAAACCGCCTCGACGATCGTCTCGAACAACGGCTTCAGGTCTCCGCCGCGCGCCTCGCTGTCCGGCGATGCCCAGCCCTCGCGCGCGCTCGCGTAGAGGAACGGGGCGTCGAGCTGGGCTTCGGTGGCGTCCAACTCCAGAAACAGTTCCAGCACATCGTCGTGCACTTCGGCGGCGCGCTGGTCGGGCCGGTCCACCTTGTTGATCACCACCACGGGCGCGAGCCCCAGCGCGAGGGCCTTCCGCGTGACGAAGCGCGTCTGCGGCATCGGCCCCTCGGCCGCGTCCACGAGGAGGAGCACGCCGTCCACCATCCGGAGGATGCGCTCGACCTCACCGCCGAAGTCCGCGTGGCCGGGCGTGTCGACGATGTTGATCCTCGTCTCGCCCCAGCGCACGGCCGTGTTCTTGGACAGGATCGTGATGCCGCGCTCGCGCTCCAGCGGGTTCGAGTCCATGACGCGTTCCTCGACCCGCTCATGCGACTGGAAGGCGCCCGCCTGCCGCAGCATGTGGTCGACGAGCGTCGTCTTCCCGTGATCGACGTGGGCGATGATCGCAATGTTCCGGATCTTCCCGGGCGGGGACGCCACGCAGGCCTCGACTTCCGCGTACTCGCGGTTGGGGGGAAACGGCGGGGAATCGCGGGGACATTCTACCGTCGCCGGCGCCG
Encoded here:
- the typA gene encoding translational GTPase TypA, which codes for MASPPGKIRNIAIIAHVDHGKTTLVDHMLRQAGAFQSHERVEERVMDSNPLERERGITILSKNTAVRWGETRINIVDTPGHADFGGEVERILRMVDGVLLLVDAAEGPMPQTRFVTRKALALGLAPVVVINKVDRPDQRAAEVHDDVLELFLELDATEAQLDAPFLYASAREGWASPDSEARGGDLKPLFETIVEAVFSPAGDPEGPFQMLASTLDHSSYVGRIAIGRIERGVVAEGDGVVLLPLGEPGAVPADEALPARVLKIYGFDGLKRVETPRASAGDIVALAGLEGVEIGQTITDPDHRERLRGIAVERPTLAVDFRVNDAPFAGRTGKYITTRQLRQRLFRELERNVALRVEPTESPDTFSVSGRGELHLTILMETMRREGYEFSVSRPRVILREGPDGEILEPYEEAVIEVPSGMVGVVMEKMGSRRAELLSMRPTDQGPVRLDFKLPSRGLFGYRSEFLTDTRGEGQLHHRFLEYGPRAGHLEHRRRGVLVADRPGTSVSFALFNLQERAEMLIGPGVEVYSGMIVGEHVRSGDLEVNVSKGKKLTNMRAAAADENVRLEPPRELTLELALEFINDDELIEVTPDAIRLRKRRLDPIERKKAMRRAAAEARGD